A stretch of Pseudorhodobacter turbinis DNA encodes these proteins:
- a CDS encoding Pycsar system effector family protein, with product MFSVDIPTPRSSATCLRVSPLVSAIRTASCLNSSVRFSPIVSLLCCNKCYQRSGIKPRQVHTRGGNGSNVFFGSIAQKTESAFVDGFRKLDEEEWLRDLAAQIWRNSEILCLKYKYLKHSMFSTMVGLMPWAIFISLTRFG from the coding sequence TTGTTCAGCGTCGACATACCGACACCAAGATCATCAGCCACTTGCTTGCGTGTAAGCCCGCTGGTCAGCGCTATACGCACCGCATCTTGCCTAAATTCGTCTGTTCGTTTCAGTCCCATAGTCAGTCTCCTTTGTTGCAATAAATGCTATCAAAGGAGCGGCATCAAACCGCGACAGGTCCACACCAGAGGCGGCAACGGGTCGAACGTGTTCTTCGGCTCCATCGCGCAGAAGACCGAAAGTGCGTTCGTTGATGGTTTCCGGAAGCTTGACGAGGAGGAGTGGCTACGTGACCTTGCGGCCCAAATCTGGCGGAACTCAGAAATTCTCTGCCTCAAATACAAATACCTGAAACATTCGATGTTCAGCACCATGGTCGGCCTGATGCCGTGGGCCATATTTATATCACTTACAAGGTTCGGTTAG
- a CDS encoding sensor histidine kinase, with product MLAEVLIFVPSIARFREDYLLLRLEKAQIASLALLATDGMISTELETELLANADVYNVVLWRDQIRQLILSSPVNSDISATYDLRIATPLHLMRDALVVLVDSQDHAVRVIGHPVQDAGFLIEVTMPTAPLRKAMLDYGLRVFMLSALISVVTASLLFFAVRRLLVLPIRRVVEHMALYADAPEDARRVIAPTSGVVEVREAEEALQSLQTQMTGALRQKERLAQLGSAVAKISHDLRNILTTAQLFADRIEHSVDPVVARIAPKLVGSITRAVSLCESTLAFGKAEEPSPRLSRFALGPLVEEVIEAEALGERPGVSCLVDIPAGLILRADAEQLYRVLANLMRNAMQALEATGKEGVIEVSAGETDSAWWIRVGDTGPGLPLRAREHLFTAFQGSARKGGSGLGLAIAFELVRGHGGRLELLRSDEAGTEFIIHLPKMDGLEDAGQ from the coding sequence ATGCTGGCCGAAGTGCTGATTTTCGTACCTTCTATCGCCCGGTTCCGCGAAGATTACCTGCTTTTGCGGCTGGAGAAGGCTCAGATCGCGTCTTTGGCCCTTCTGGCTACTGACGGTATGATCAGCACTGAGCTGGAGACAGAGCTTCTGGCAAATGCCGACGTCTATAACGTGGTGCTTTGGCGCGATCAGATTCGGCAGCTGATCCTCTCCTCTCCGGTTAATAGCGATATATCGGCGACCTATGATTTGCGTATCGCAACACCGTTGCATTTGATGCGGGATGCCTTGGTCGTTTTGGTGGACAGTCAGGATCATGCGGTCCGGGTGATCGGCCATCCGGTGCAGGATGCAGGTTTTCTTATCGAAGTGACCATGCCGACGGCCCCTTTGCGCAAAGCAATGCTGGACTATGGGCTGCGCGTTTTCATGCTTTCCGCGCTGATTTCGGTCGTGACGGCGTCGCTGCTGTTCTTTGCTGTGCGGCGCTTGCTCGTCTTGCCGATTCGCCGGGTGGTGGAGCACATGGCCCTATATGCCGACGCCCCCGAGGATGCGCGCCGCGTGATCGCCCCCACCTCGGGTGTGGTGGAGGTGCGCGAGGCCGAGGAGGCATTGCAAAGCCTGCAAACCCAGATGACAGGTGCCTTGCGACAAAAGGAGCGCTTGGCCCAGCTTGGGTCGGCTGTTGCAAAAATCAGTCATGATCTGCGCAATATCCTGACAACCGCCCAGCTTTTTGCGGATAGAATCGAACATAGCGTTGATCCGGTGGTCGCGCGGATCGCCCCCAAGCTTGTCGGCTCCATCACCCGTGCTGTTTCCTTGTGCGAATCGACATTGGCGTTTGGTAAGGCCGAAGAACCTTCGCCGCGTTTGTCCCGCTTTGCCTTGGGTCCCTTGGTCGAAGAGGTGATCGAGGCCGAAGCGCTGGGCGAGCGGCCGGGGGTGAGCTGTCTGGTTGATATCCCCGCAGGGTTGATCCTGCGTGCGGATGCCGAGCAGTTGTACCGCGTCTTGGCCAACCTGATGCGCAATGCGATGCAGGCGTTGGAGGCGACCGGAAAAGAAGGCGTGATAGAGGTGTCCGCCGGCGAGACAGATAGCGCATGGTGGATCAGGGTGGGTGACACTGGCCCCGGCTTGCCGCTGCGCGCCCGTGAGCATCTGTTTACTGCCTTTCAGGGCAGCGCGCGCAAGGGTGGGTCAGGCTTGGGCTTGGCGATTGCATTTGAATTGGTGCGCGGACATGGCGGACGGCTGGAGTTGCTGCGCAGTGACGAGGCCGGAACGGAGTTCATTATACATTTGCCTAAGATGGACGGTTTGGAAGACGCGGGCCAATAA
- a CDS encoding TVP38/TMEM64 family protein, translating to MTNTPVSQIKPTAKAGWAQKMPILIILAVAAVGAFLLGDLISFEALAANREALIAFRDANYVLAALGFVAAYTLVVAFSLPGSLIATLTGGFLFGTFPGVLFNVTGATIGAIAIFLAARSGFGARFSQKLEGKGGAVAKLQAGLRENEWSVLFLMRLVPVVPFFLANLVPAFVGTKLRRFAISTFLGIMPGGLVYTSVGAGLGEVFARGETPDFSIIFAPHVLGPILGLAALSALPILLKFLRKKAS from the coding sequence ATGACAAATACGCCTGTTAGCCAGATAAAACCTACTGCCAAAGCCGGATGGGCGCAAAAGATGCCGATTCTGATCATTTTGGCCGTTGCCGCGGTGGGGGCGTTTTTACTGGGCGATCTCATCAGCTTTGAGGCGCTTGCCGCGAACCGCGAGGCTCTGATTGCCTTTCGCGATGCCAATTACGTGCTTGCCGCATTGGGCTTTGTTGCGGCCTATACGCTAGTTGTGGCGTTTTCGTTGCCGGGTTCGTTGATCGCCACGCTGACGGGGGGCTTTTTGTTTGGCACCTTTCCGGGCGTCCTTTTTAATGTGACGGGCGCCACTATCGGCGCGATTGCGATTTTTCTGGCAGCCCGCAGCGGATTTGGCGCGCGCTTCTCGCAAAAGCTTGAGGGTAAGGGCGGCGCGGTGGCCAAGCTTCAGGCGGGCCTGCGCGAAAACGAATGGTCGGTGCTGTTCTTGATGCGGCTGGTGCCGGTGGTGCCGTTCTTTCTGGCCAATCTGGTGCCGGCCTTTGTCGGCACGAAGCTGCGGCGTTTTGCGATTTCGACCTTCCTTGGCATCATGCCCGGTGGGTTGGTTTATACCTCGGTCGGGGCAGGGCTGGGTGAGGTCTTTGCACGCGGCGAGACACCGGATTTCTCCATTATATTTGCCCCGCATGTGCTGGGCCCAATTCTGGGGTTGGCGGCATTGTCGGCCCTTCCGATTCTTTTGAAATTTTTACGCAAGAAAGCGAGCTGA
- the yghX gene encoding YghX family hydrolase, giving the protein MTRLTAKDFDPKLLELYDFYAHGIITKRQFLDGAVKFVVAGMTASTILGLMSPNYAMAEQVSFNDPDITAEYITYPSPAGHGEVRGYMVRPAGVEGKLPAVVVVHENRGLNPYIEDVARRLAKAGFLALAPDGLTSVGGYPGNDTEGRDLQQTVDPEKLMNDFFAAVEFMMTHEDSTGNVGITGFCYGGGVANAAAVAYPELKAAVPYYGRQASAEDVPKIQAALMLHYGALDERVNAGWPDYEAALKEHGKTYEAYIYEGANHGFHNDSTPRYDEAKAELSWDRTLAHFRKYLA; this is encoded by the coding sequence ATGACCCGTTTAACGGCAAAGGATTTCGACCCGAAGCTCCTCGAACTTTATGACTTTTATGCCCATGGCATAATCACCAAACGTCAGTTCCTTGATGGCGCGGTAAAATTTGTGGTCGCAGGGATGACGGCCTCTACCATTTTGGGCCTGATGTCGCCCAATTATGCCATGGCAGAGCAGGTATCCTTTAACGACCCTGATATTACGGCGGAATATATCACCTACCCTTCCCCCGCAGGCCACGGTGAGGTGCGCGGCTATATGGTGCGCCCCGCCGGGGTCGAGGGCAAGCTACCTGCCGTGGTGGTGGTGCATGAAAACCGCGGCCTCAACCCCTATATCGAGGATGTCGCGCGCCGCCTTGCCAAGGCGGGTTTTCTTGCGCTGGCGCCGGATGGTCTGACCTCGGTCGGCGGTTATCCCGGCAATGATACCGAAGGCCGCGATTTGCAGCAAACCGTTGATCCCGAAAAGCTGATGAACGACTTTTTTGCGGCTGTTGAATTCATGATGACGCATGAGGATTCGACCGGCAATGTCGGCATTACCGGTTTTTGCTATGGCGGTGGTGTCGCAAATGCTGCGGCTGTTGCCTATCCCGAGCTCAAGGCCGCTGTACCCTATTACGGCCGTCAGGCAAGCGCCGAGGATGTGCCGAAAATTCAGGCAGCCCTTATGTTGCACTATGGCGCGCTGGACGAGCGTGTAAACGCAGGCTGGCCGGACTATGAGGCGGCTCTCAAGGAACATGGCAAAACCTACGAGGCCTATATCTATGAAGGGGCCAATCACGGGTTCCACAATGACAGCACCCCCCGCTATGATGAGGCGAAGGCAGAATTGTCGTGGGACCGCACGCTTGCCCACTTCAGGAAATATCTTGCCTAG
- a CDS encoding 2Fe-2S iron-sulfur cluster-binding protein, with the protein MNESTVMTLSPFWSRGASLSPPRRWWSGWNGTDNIDAARGDKLLGVLHGANIGIPAACGGSDTCGLCRVVVEGAGAGEALATEKGILSAAERKANVRLACQTMLRGPCEVTVPQEFLGDGVYLHGGVQPSACAFDPRAGAGAAQGPAL; encoded by the coding sequence ATGAACGAAAGTACGGTGATGACGCTAAGCCCCTTCTGGTCACGCGGCGCAAGCTTATCCCCGCCGAGGCGATGGTGGTCAGGGTGGAATGGCACCGACAATATTGATGCCGCGCGGGGTGACAAGCTGTTGGGCGTTCTGCACGGGGCCAATATCGGTATTCCGGCGGCCTGTGGCGGGTCTGACACCTGCGGGCTGTGCCGTGTGGTGGTCGAAGGTGCTGGTGCGGGCGAGGCGCTGGCGACCGAAAAGGGCATCCTTTCGGCGGCCGAGCGCAAGGCCAATGTGCGCCTTGCCTGTCAGACCATGCTGCGCGGCCCCTGTGAGGTGACCGTCCCGCAAGAGTTTCTGGGCGACGGGGTTTACCTGCACGGCGGTGTCCAACCGTCAGCTTGCGCCTTTGATCCGCGAGCTGGTGCTGGAGCTGCCCAAGGACCAGCCCTTTGA
- a CDS encoding CBS domain-containing protein produces MSAPETLRALVRTDTPLLTPEMPIRRAVAILLQEQATAAAVIDDSGILRGILSQKDCFRPALNAGYYQEWKGAVGDFMTPNAMTLSVSLDIISAAKAFLEHSYRLFPVVDGEEFVGMLGRSDVLAHFVEMG; encoded by the coding sequence ATGAGCGCGCCTGAAACCCTACGGGCGCTGGTACGGACAGATACGCCCTTGCTGACCCCTGAAATGCCCATTCGCCGCGCCGTTGCCATTCTGTTGCAAGAGCAGGCCACCGCTGCCGCCGTAATTGACGACAGCGGCATTTTGCGCGGCATCCTGAGCCAGAAAGACTGCTTCCGTCCCGCATTGAATGCCGGTTACTATCAGGAATGGAAGGGGGCGGTCGGTGATTTTATGACACCGAACGCCATGACGCTGTCAGTCAGTCTCGACATTATTTCCGCCGCCAAAGCGTTTCTGGAGCATTCCTATCGCCTGTTTCCCGTCGTTGACGGCGAAGAATTCGTCGGCATGTTAGGACGCTCCGATGTGCTTGCACATTTTGTCGAGATGGGATGA
- a CDS encoding IS110 family transposase, producing the protein MENVSIVGIDLAKRSFQLHGAAADGSVVFRKKLSRPQLTAFLSELPKCVVAMEACATSHYWGREIGKLGHEARLIPPVYVKPFVKRQKNDANDAEAIAEAASRPTMRYVSVKSAEQQSQGMVFRTRDLFVRQRSQLVNALRGHLAEYGVVVAQGMVQFRRIIASFDEVAVDLPAQILSLCQAYIDQIALFDERIVVLDHEIKGRAKTDEATSRLMTIPGVGPMCATTIQAFAPPMEEFSNGREFAAWCGLVPRQKSTGGRQILGRTSKMGQRDIRRLLITGAMAVIRWAIRKGPPPGSWLAKMLARKPRMLVATALANKLARTVWALTTTKENYRIPPLAT; encoded by the coding sequence ATGGAGAATGTTAGCATAGTAGGAATTGATTTAGCAAAACGGAGCTTCCAGCTGCACGGGGCTGCCGCTGATGGTTCTGTCGTGTTCCGCAAGAAATTGTCGCGCCCTCAGCTTACCGCGTTCCTGAGTGAGCTTCCAAAGTGCGTTGTTGCGATGGAGGCTTGCGCTACATCCCATTATTGGGGGCGTGAGATTGGCAAGCTTGGCCACGAGGCGCGCCTTATTCCACCTGTTTACGTTAAGCCGTTTGTGAAGCGTCAAAAGAACGACGCAAATGACGCAGAAGCGATCGCTGAGGCGGCATCGCGCCCGACGATGCGCTACGTCTCGGTCAAAAGCGCAGAACAACAGTCGCAGGGCATGGTCTTTCGAACACGCGATTTATTTGTCCGCCAACGCTCCCAGTTGGTAAACGCTTTGCGGGGTCATTTAGCAGAATACGGTGTCGTCGTCGCTCAAGGGATGGTTCAGTTTAGACGAATAATAGCCAGCTTTGATGAAGTCGCGGTTGACCTGCCCGCGCAAATTCTAAGCCTTTGCCAAGCATACATTGATCAGATCGCTCTTTTTGACGAAAGGATTGTGGTGCTGGATCACGAGATCAAAGGCCGAGCAAAAACAGATGAAGCAACATCACGGCTTATGACGATCCCCGGAGTTGGGCCTATGTGTGCTACGACCATTCAGGCCTTCGCGCCACCAATGGAAGAATTTTCTAATGGGCGTGAGTTTGCAGCTTGGTGCGGGCTTGTACCAAGGCAGAAGTCGACCGGTGGGCGACAAATCCTGGGTAGAACCTCAAAAATGGGGCAGCGCGATATAAGGCGATTGCTGATCACAGGCGCAATGGCCGTCATCCGTTGGGCCATCCGGAAAGGTCCACCACCTGGATCATGGCTTGCCAAGATGCTGGCGCGCAAGCCTCGTATGCTGGTGGCGACTGCCCTGGCAAACAAGCTTGCCCGTACCGTTTGGGCGTTAACAACCACAAAAGAGAACTATCGAATTCCACCGCTGGCTACATAA
- a CDS encoding dihydrolipoyl dehydrogenase family protein, which yields MEMIETDICIIGAGSGGLSIAAGAVQMGARVVLIEGGEMGGDCLNAGCVPSKALIASAKHAHAMTTGAAFGIAPVTPEIDFAAVKDHVAEVIAGIAPLDSQERFEGLGVRVIRAWAKFTGPKEVEAGEYRIKARRFVVATGSHPFVPPIPGIEAVPYLTNETIFAQRERPDHLIVIGGGPIGMEMAQAHRRLGCKVTVVEGAKAFGRDDPEAAAVVLTAMRNEGVEVLEDAPVVRVGGQEGAIEVEIKDGRVVHGSHLLMAVGRQVSLDGLGLEAAGVEFTRKGVTVGADLRSSNPKVYAVGDAAGGLQFTHVAGYHAGVVIRQMLFGLPSKASTAHIPWATYTDPELAQVGPTEVEARKIHGDALTVLRFEFAENDRARAMRETEGLIKVMVVKGRPVGVTIAGAQAGELIGLWAMAIAAKIKISAIAGTVLPYPTLSEVSKRAAGAYFSPKLFDNPMVKRVVGVVQRYLP from the coding sequence ATGGAAATGATTGAAACCGATATCTGCATCATCGGGGCAGGCTCTGGCGGGTTGTCGATTGCGGCGGGTGCTGTGCAAATGGGCGCGCGGGTTGTGTTGATCGAAGGCGGCGAGATGGGCGGGGATTGCCTTAATGCGGGCTGTGTCCCCTCCAAGGCGCTTATTGCATCGGCAAAACATGCCCATGCGATGACCACGGGCGCCGCGTTCGGCATTGCCCCCGTCACGCCGGAAATTGATTTTGCAGCGGTGAAGGATCACGTTGCCGAGGTGATTGCAGGCATCGCCCCTTTGGACAGTCAGGAGCGGTTCGAGGGGCTGGGTGTGCGGGTTATTCGGGCTTGGGCCAAGTTTACCGGCCCCAAAGAGGTTGAGGCGGGCGAGTACCGCATCAAGGCCCGCCGCTTTGTGGTGGCCACAGGCTCGCATCCCTTTGTGCCGCCCATTCCGGGCATAGAGGCGGTGCCCTATCTAACGAATGAGACGATCTTTGCGCAACGGGAACGGCCCGACCATCTGATCGTTATTGGCGGTGGCCCGATCGGGATGGAAATGGCGCAAGCGCACCGCAGGCTTGGCTGTAAGGTGACTGTGGTGGAAGGGGCCAAGGCCTTTGGTCGTGATGATCCCGAAGCGGCGGCCGTTGTTCTGACGGCAATGCGCAATGAGGGTGTCGAGGTGCTGGAGGATGCGCCGGTTGTGCGCGTCGGTGGGCAAGAGGGCGCGATAGAGGTGGAGATAAAAGACGGCCGTGTTGTCCATGGCTCCCATCTTTTGATGGCTGTGGGGCGGCAGGTCTCGCTTGACGGGCTGGGGCTTGAGGCGGCGGGCGTGGAGTTCACCCGCAAGGGTGTGACCGTGGGCGCCGATCTGCGGTCGAGCAACCCCAAGGTCTATGCCGTTGGTGATGCTGCGGGCGGGCTGCAATTTACCCATGTTGCGGGCTATCATGCGGGGGTTGTTATCCGCCAGATGCTCTTTGGCCTGCCATCCAAGGCCAGCACGGCGCATATCCCTTGGGCGACCTATACCGACCCGGAACTGGCGCAAGTTGGCCCGACCGAGGTCGAGGCCCGCAAGATCCATGGCGATGCCCTAACCGTGCTACGGTTTGAGTTTGCCGAGAATGACCGCGCCCGCGCGATGCGTGAAACCGAAGGCCTTATCAAGGTGATGGTCGTCAAAGGCCGTCCCGTTGGTGTCACCATTGCCGGCGCACAAGCCGGTGAATTGATCGGGCTTTGGGCGATGGCGATTGCGGCCAAAATAAAAATTAGCGCGATTGCGGGAACCGTATTGCCCTATCCGACGTTATCAGAAGTATCCAAACGCGCAGCGGGGGCCTATTTCTCGCCCAAGCTTTTTGATAATCCAATGGTAAAGCGTGTGGTGGGGGTGGTGCAACGCTACTTACCTTGA
- the parA gene encoding ParA family partition ATPase, translating into MAHIITIAQQKGGAGKTTLAVNLAIAFVKQGQKVAILDTDPQGSLGRWFMARREFLGDPGLEFATASAWGVGYECEKLSRTNDIVIIDTPPKVDSDLKPALRAADLVLVPVGSSLVDLWATDGVVDLAQRVGKRCVIVLNRVKSGTRLAEEVATAAAEVEAGVAPTRLGQRVVYAETLGKGLAVLEAGKSAATTEVMALAKDVSALLADQE; encoded by the coding sequence ATGGCGCATATCATCACCATCGCCCAGCAAAAGGGCGGAGCAGGGAAAACCACTCTTGCGGTAAATCTGGCCATTGCTTTTGTAAAGCAGGGCCAAAAGGTCGCAATCCTTGATACGGATCCGCAAGGTTCCCTTGGACGGTGGTTCATGGCTCGGCGCGAATTTCTGGGTGATCCGGGGTTGGAATTTGCGACTGCCTCGGCTTGGGGTGTCGGCTATGAATGTGAAAAGCTAAGCAGAACCAATGACATCGTGATCATCGATACGCCGCCCAAAGTGGATAGTGACCTGAAACCTGCTTTGCGGGCTGCCGATCTGGTGCTGGTGCCGGTGGGGTCCTCGCTTGTGGATCTTTGGGCGACGGACGGGGTTGTGGATTTGGCGCAGCGGGTTGGAAAACGCTGTGTTATCGTGTTGAACCGTGTGAAATCTGGCACCCGCCTGGCCGAAGAGGTCGCCACAGCCGCTGCAGAGGTAGAGGCAGGTGTTGCCCCGACACGTTTGGGGCAGCGGGTTGTTTATGCTGAAACGCTGGGCAAAGGGCTTGCGGTTCTGGAGGCCGGGAAATCCGCCGCCACGACGGAGGTGATGGCCCTTGCAAAGGACGTTTCCGCCCTTCTGGCCGACCAAGAATAA
- the nqrM gene encoding (Na+)-NQR maturation NqrM — MLFGRGPVKGSCGGMSCIKDVACEGCPKRNSRSQT; from the coding sequence ATGCTTTTCGGGCGGGGGCCGGTGAAAGGGTCCTGCGGGGGGATGTCTTGCATCAAGGATGTTGCCTGCGAAGGATGTCCCAAACGCAACAGCCGGAGCCAGACATGA
- a CDS encoding entericidin, EcnA/B family — MRSPLFILPVLALITLTACETVKGVGRDVGNTGEVITESSRQVQKDL; from the coding sequence ATGCGCAGCCCTTTGTTTATTCTGCCAGTCCTCGCACTGATCACGTTGACCGCCTGTGAAACCGTAAAAGGTGTCGGCCGCGATGTTGGTAATACCGGAGAAGTGATTACCGAAAGCTCTCGTCAGGTTCAAAAGGATCTGTGA
- a CDS encoding FAD-binding oxidoreductase produces MRSSSAVAVTRAYSIANRPEDVGRAVFNIRLAVPPAGQEQEVPPGVVSSWLFARRPGDKVEASGPFGDFHVQPTQREMVFIGGGVGMAPLRAMIHEQIGAGTDRKMRFFYGARARRLICSMSMSLRRLRKRSEFHMDTGAFRSRARRPLAGATGFIHDTVRAAMSKHPAPEDCEYYLCGPPIMISAVLHTLAKLGVEPASIFNDDFGG; encoded by the coding sequence ATGCGGTCAAGCTCGGCTGTTGCGGTGACGCGGGCCTATTCCATCGCCAACCGTCCCGAGGACGTCGGGCGTGCGGTGTTCAACATCCGCCTTGCCGTGCCGCCCGCGGGTCAGGAACAAGAGGTCCCGCCGGGTGTGGTATCCTCATGGCTTTTTGCACGGCGCCCCGGCGATAAGGTTGAGGCCTCGGGCCCCTTTGGCGATTTCCATGTGCAACCGACCCAGCGCGAGATGGTCTTTATCGGCGGCGGGGTCGGCATGGCCCCCTTGCGCGCGATGATCCATGAACAAATCGGGGCGGGGACTGATCGCAAGATGCGGTTCTTTTACGGCGCGCGCGCACGGCGGCTGATCTGTTCTATGTCGATGAGTTTGAGACGATTGCGCAAGCGATCCGAATTTCACATGGACACCGGCGCTTTCCGATCCCGCGCCCGGCGACCGTTGGCAGGGGCGACCGGATTTATCCATGATACGGTGCGCGCGGCCATGTCGAAACATCCGGCACCCGAGGATTGCGAATATTACCTTTGTGGGCCGCCGATCATGATTTCGGCGGTGCTGCACACGCTTGCGAAACTGGGGGTGGAACCTGCATCCATCTTTAATGACGATTTTGGAGGTTGA
- a CDS encoding adenylate/guanylate cyclase domain-containing protein, which yields MALGETFIASRVDTILGTTFNEREGRVVPTTDDVTLKDGAVKINATFLYADLAGSANLSDVCPWNTTAKIIRAFLEISTRLIVAHGGAIRSFDGDRVMGVFIGGTKNTSAALCGREIHWSVRNILAPKAKAKFESIRNNSIEIRHCVGIDTGDVRAVRSGVRDHNDLIWIGRAASFSAKLSDLRDPPYHTYISSRTYGSLLDSAKLVDGKNAWTSTKFTFAGKEETVYKSNHWKKP from the coding sequence ATGGCGCTTGGAGAAACATTCATCGCTAGCCGCGTCGATACTATCCTCGGTACGACATTTAACGAACGAGAGGGGCGAGTAGTCCCAACCACAGACGACGTGACGCTCAAAGATGGCGCGGTGAAAATCAACGCTACGTTCCTTTATGCCGACTTGGCTGGTTCTGCGAATCTGTCCGACGTCTGCCCTTGGAACACGACCGCGAAGATCATCCGTGCCTTCTTGGAAATATCCACGCGCCTTATTGTTGCTCACGGGGGCGCGATACGCAGTTTCGATGGGGACCGTGTGATGGGGGTATTCATCGGGGGGACAAAGAACACTAGCGCTGCCTTGTGTGGCAGGGAAATACATTGGTCTGTTCGGAATATTTTAGCCCCCAAGGCCAAGGCGAAATTTGAGTCCATCCGCAATAATAGCATTGAGATCCGGCATTGCGTCGGTATCGATACCGGTGATGTTCGGGCAGTCCGGTCTGGCGTTCGGGACCACAATGACCTGATTTGGATCGGCAGAGCGGCAAGTTTCTCCGCGAAGCTTTCCGACCTCCGTGACCCTCCTTACCATACATACATATCAAGCCGAACCTACGGCTCACTCCTCGACAGCGCAAAGCTCGTGGATGGTAAAAATGCGTGGACCTCAACCAAGTTTACCTTCGCGGGCAAAGAAGAGACTGTTTATAAGTCGAACCACTGGAAGAAGCCTTGA
- a CDS encoding IS3 family transposase (programmed frameshift) produces the protein MKMTRYSEPQILAILRQAEGGVPVAELCREHGMSNASFYKWRAKYGGMDASMVSQMKAMEEENRRLKRMYADLSMQADLLKEALGKKLTGPSQRREMAETAVERRGVSIALACRAFEVSETCYRYSPKLKDENEVIADLLTGLTDARKTWGFGLCFLHLRNVKGHPWNHKRVYRIYCELELNLRIKPRKRLKREKPDVLAVPNRPNVTWSMDFMADRLGDGRAFRLLNVLDDFNREGLGIEVDFSLPAERVIRSLDRIIEWRGKPGTIRVDNGPEYISETLRKWAEKHSVTIQHIQPGQPQQNAYVERYNRTVRHEWLDQYIIESIEEAQDQATQWLWTYNNDRPNMGIGGITPAMKLKMAA, from the exons ATGAAAATGACCAGATATAGCGAACCCCAGATCCTTGCGATCCTGCGCCAAGCCGAAGGTGGTGTGCCGGTGGCCGAGCTTTGCCGTGAACATGGCATGAGCAATGCGTCGTTTTACAAATGGCGTGCGAAGTATGGTGGCATGGATGCATCCATGGTCAGCCAGATGAAAGCCATGGAGGAAGAGAACCGCAGGCTGAAGCGGATGTATGCAGATCTGAGCATGCAGGCGGACTTATTGAAGGAAGCCCTCGGAAAAAAGT TAACGGGGCCATCTCAGCGCCGCGAGATGGCCGAAACGGCGGTAGAGCGACGGGGCGTCAGCATCGCGCTGGCGTGCCGGGCCTTCGAGGTCAGCGAGACCTGCTATCGTTACAGCCCGAAGCTGAAAGACGAGAACGAGGTGATCGCCGATCTGCTGACAGGGCTGACGGATGCGCGCAAGACTTGGGGATTTGGCCTGTGTTTCCTGCATTTGCGCAACGTGAAGGGGCATCCGTGGAACCACAAGCGGGTCTACCGGATCTACTGTGAGCTGGAACTGAACCTGCGCATCAAGCCGCGCAAGCGGCTGAAACGGGAGAAGCCTGACGTTCTGGCGGTCCCGAACAGACCGAATGTGACCTGGTCCATGGACTTCATGGCGGATCGCCTCGGCGACGGCAGGGCTTTTCGGCTTTTGAATGTGTTGGACGACTTCAACCGCGAAGGGCTGGGGATCGAGGTTGATTTCTCGCTCCCTGCCGAACGGGTCATCCGCAGCCTTGATCGCATTATCGAATGGCGCGGAAAACCGGGCACGATCAGGGTCGACAATGGGCCGGAATATATCAGCGAAACACTGAGAAAATGGGCTGAGAAACATAGTGTTACGATCCAGCACATCCAACCCGGACAGCCCCAGCAGAACGCCTATGTCGAGCGCTACAACCGGACGGTTCGGCATGAATGGCTGGATCAATACATCATCGAAAGCATCGAGGAGGCTCAGGATCAGGCCACACAATGGCTCTGGACATATAACAACGACCGCCCGAACATGGGCATCGGCGGCATCACACCCGCTATGAAACTGAAAATGGCCGCGTAA
- the rpmH gene encoding 50S ribosomal protein L34, whose translation MKRTFQPSNLVRTRRHGFRLRMSTKAGRNILNLRRAKGRKKLSA comes from the coding sequence ATGAAGCGTACCTTTCAACCGTCGAACCTGGTCCGTACGCGGCGCCACGGTTTCCGCCTGCGTATGTCGACCAAGGCTGGCCGCAATATCTTGAACCTGCGCCGCGCCAAAGGCCGCAAGAAGCTGTCGGCCTAA